In the genome of Cryptomeria japonica chromosome 8, Sugi_1.0, whole genome shotgun sequence, one region contains:
- the LOC131059997 gene encoding ubiquitin carboxyl-terminal hydrolase 24 isoform X1, with the protein MMDASQVFIFGSFSEDEASFFQKDIVEEDTKLFKQNDLLFGSFDSQVECLQKNPEISSKQACNGEVKVSDHLRSNVKSHIPNDQENLVSNRGRTGEQSTKKQAVSGSCDTKVAAANGGDTYSMKLESSGECTIVENGAGKMTDRTKSLQEFLVESSSSLVGSDTIQRLDSLSLESIDSVEESMEYPSLMSENIPMSWAAKFGGKEGNGQVAYSHGGDKSRKKSGVVSTIPKLSQGKSSTSLIENVGSISASGMGVMMKRWQPRGLKNAGNLCFLNATLQALLSCAPFFQLLQILRSRDIPEVGYPTLRAFVQFLDEIQEEKPADSVLERNEQEIGWLESGKPFYPTMFDPVLKLFSPDQPLSSLGRPRQEDAQEFLLFVMDRMHGELLQLDGSNSSMITVSGDDDWETVGPKNRSAVTRTQSFMDSALSGIFGGQLRSVVKSRGNRASATIQPFMLLHLDIFPEAVRTVEDALRLFASPESVEGYRASTGKEGIVSASKSVKLQTLSKVLILHLMRFSYGSKGTSKLHKPVRFNTEIALGRELLVSPTTEGRRYELVATITHHGWDPSRGHYTADAKYSDGRWLQFDDATVSVVGLNKVLHDQAYVLFYKQI; encoded by the exons GTTTTCATATTTGGATCTTTTAGTGAGGATGAAGCGTCCTTCTTCCAGAAGGACATTGTAGAAGAGGACACTAAATTATTCAAGCAGAATGATTTGCTGTTTGGTTCTTTCGATAGTCAAGTTGAATGTTTGCAGAAGAATCCTGAAATATCATCTAAGCAGGCATGTAATGGGGAAGTGAAAGTGAGTGATCATCTAAGATCGAATGTCAAGTCTCATATTCCCAATGATCAAGAAAATTTGGTTTCCAATAGGGGGAGAACTGGTGAGCAGTCCACAAAGAAGCAGGCTGTTAGTGGGAGTTGTGACACAAAAG ttgctgCAGCAAATGGTGGTGATACATATTCGATGAAGTTAGAATCTAGTGGTGAATGCACAATAGTTGAAAATGGAGCGGGCAAAATGACtgatagaactaaaagtttgcaagaaTTCCTTGTTGAATCAAGTTCTAGCCTTGTGGGAAGTGACACCATCCAACGGCTTGACTCTTTAAGCTTAGAGAGCATTGATTCTGTTGAGGAATCTATGGAGTATCCATCCTTGATGAGTGAAAATATTCCTATGTCATGGGCAGCAAAATTTGGAGGAAAGGAAGGAAATGGGCAAGTTGCATATTCTCATGGAGGTGATAAAAGTAGGAAAAAATCTGGGGTAGTGTCAACTATACCAAAGCTTTCTCAAGGGAAATCAAGCACCAGCTTGATTGAAAATGTTGGCAGCATTTCCGCAAGTGGAATGGGAGTCATGATGAAGAGGTGGCAGCCAAGaggtcttaaaaatgcaggaaaTTTGTGCTTTCTTAATGCAACGCTGCAAGCACTTCTTTCATGTGCCCCTTTTTTCCAACTTTTACAAATCCTCAGATCTCGTGATATTCCGGAG gttggCTATCCAACACTTCGGGCATTTGTTCAATTTCTGGACGAGATTCAGGAAGAGAAACCTGCTGATTCAGTCCTTGAAAGGAATGAACAGGAGATTGGATGGCTTGAATCTGGGAAGCCTTTTTATCCAACAATGTTTGACCCTGTACTTAAGTTGTTTAGTCCTGACCAACCGCTTAGTTCTCTGGGAAGACCGAG GCAAGAAGATGCCCAAGAGTTTCTTCTTTTTGTTATGGATAGGATGCATGGTGAACTATTACAGCTGGATGGCAGCAATTCATCAATGATTACAGTTAGTGGAGATGATGACTGGGAGACTGTTGGACCCAAGAACCGGAGTGCAGTGACTAGAACTCAAAGTTTTATGGATTCGGCTCTAAGTGGCATATTTGGAGGGCAGCTGAGAAGTGTGGTAAAATCAAGAG GTAACAGAGCTTCAGCTACTATTCAACCTTTTATGTTGCTTCATTTGGACATTTTTCCTGAAGCTGTTAGGACAGTTGAAGATGCTCTTCGCCTCTTTGCATCTCCAGAGTCAGTTGAAGGTTATAGAGCTTCTACAGGCAAg GAAGGCATTGTGAGTGCAAGCAAGTCTGTAAAATTACAGACTCTGTCAAAGGTGTTGATATTGCATTTAATGCGCTTTAGTTATGGAAGTAAAGGCACCAGCAAGCTACATAAACCTGTGCGCTTCAATACAGAGATTGCTCTAGGGCGTGAATTGCTTGTCTCTCCAACAACAGAA GGCAGGAGATATGAACTAGTTGCAACTATAACGCACCATGGATGGGACCCTTCAAGAGGGCATTATACAGCTGATGCAAAATATTCTGATGGTCGTTGGCTACAATTTGATGATGCAACTGTGTCTGTTGTAGGATTGAACAAAGTACTCCATGATCAAGCATATGTATTATTTTATAAACAAATATGA
- the LOC131059997 gene encoding ubiquitin carboxyl-terminal hydrolase 24 isoform X2, translated as MMDASQVFIFGSFSEDEASFFQKDIVEEDTKLFKQNDLLFGSFDSQVECLQKNPEISSKQACNGEVKVSDHLRSNVKSHIPNDQENLVSNRGRTGEQSTKKQAVSGSCDTKANGGDTYSMKLESSGECTIVENGAGKMTDRTKSLQEFLVESSSSLVGSDTIQRLDSLSLESIDSVEESMEYPSLMSENIPMSWAAKFGGKEGNGQVAYSHGGDKSRKKSGVVSTIPKLSQGKSSTSLIENVGSISASGMGVMMKRWQPRGLKNAGNLCFLNATLQALLSCAPFFQLLQILRSRDIPEVGYPTLRAFVQFLDEIQEEKPADSVLERNEQEIGWLESGKPFYPTMFDPVLKLFSPDQPLSSLGRPRQEDAQEFLLFVMDRMHGELLQLDGSNSSMITVSGDDDWETVGPKNRSAVTRTQSFMDSALSGIFGGQLRSVVKSRGNRASATIQPFMLLHLDIFPEAVRTVEDALRLFASPESVEGYRASTGKEGIVSASKSVKLQTLSKVLILHLMRFSYGSKGTSKLHKPVRFNTEIALGRELLVSPTTEGRRYELVATITHHGWDPSRGHYTADAKYSDGRWLQFDDATVSVVGLNKVLHDQAYVLFYKQI; from the exons GTTTTCATATTTGGATCTTTTAGTGAGGATGAAGCGTCCTTCTTCCAGAAGGACATTGTAGAAGAGGACACTAAATTATTCAAGCAGAATGATTTGCTGTTTGGTTCTTTCGATAGTCAAGTTGAATGTTTGCAGAAGAATCCTGAAATATCATCTAAGCAGGCATGTAATGGGGAAGTGAAAGTGAGTGATCATCTAAGATCGAATGTCAAGTCTCATATTCCCAATGATCAAGAAAATTTGGTTTCCAATAGGGGGAGAACTGGTGAGCAGTCCACAAAGAAGCAGGCTGTTAGTGGGAGTTGTGACACAAAAG CAAATGGTGGTGATACATATTCGATGAAGTTAGAATCTAGTGGTGAATGCACAATAGTTGAAAATGGAGCGGGCAAAATGACtgatagaactaaaagtttgcaagaaTTCCTTGTTGAATCAAGTTCTAGCCTTGTGGGAAGTGACACCATCCAACGGCTTGACTCTTTAAGCTTAGAGAGCATTGATTCTGTTGAGGAATCTATGGAGTATCCATCCTTGATGAGTGAAAATATTCCTATGTCATGGGCAGCAAAATTTGGAGGAAAGGAAGGAAATGGGCAAGTTGCATATTCTCATGGAGGTGATAAAAGTAGGAAAAAATCTGGGGTAGTGTCAACTATACCAAAGCTTTCTCAAGGGAAATCAAGCACCAGCTTGATTGAAAATGTTGGCAGCATTTCCGCAAGTGGAATGGGAGTCATGATGAAGAGGTGGCAGCCAAGaggtcttaaaaatgcaggaaaTTTGTGCTTTCTTAATGCAACGCTGCAAGCACTTCTTTCATGTGCCCCTTTTTTCCAACTTTTACAAATCCTCAGATCTCGTGATATTCCGGAG gttggCTATCCAACACTTCGGGCATTTGTTCAATTTCTGGACGAGATTCAGGAAGAGAAACCTGCTGATTCAGTCCTTGAAAGGAATGAACAGGAGATTGGATGGCTTGAATCTGGGAAGCCTTTTTATCCAACAATGTTTGACCCTGTACTTAAGTTGTTTAGTCCTGACCAACCGCTTAGTTCTCTGGGAAGACCGAG GCAAGAAGATGCCCAAGAGTTTCTTCTTTTTGTTATGGATAGGATGCATGGTGAACTATTACAGCTGGATGGCAGCAATTCATCAATGATTACAGTTAGTGGAGATGATGACTGGGAGACTGTTGGACCCAAGAACCGGAGTGCAGTGACTAGAACTCAAAGTTTTATGGATTCGGCTCTAAGTGGCATATTTGGAGGGCAGCTGAGAAGTGTGGTAAAATCAAGAG GTAACAGAGCTTCAGCTACTATTCAACCTTTTATGTTGCTTCATTTGGACATTTTTCCTGAAGCTGTTAGGACAGTTGAAGATGCTCTTCGCCTCTTTGCATCTCCAGAGTCAGTTGAAGGTTATAGAGCTTCTACAGGCAAg GAAGGCATTGTGAGTGCAAGCAAGTCTGTAAAATTACAGACTCTGTCAAAGGTGTTGATATTGCATTTAATGCGCTTTAGTTATGGAAGTAAAGGCACCAGCAAGCTACATAAACCTGTGCGCTTCAATACAGAGATTGCTCTAGGGCGTGAATTGCTTGTCTCTCCAACAACAGAA GGCAGGAGATATGAACTAGTTGCAACTATAACGCACCATGGATGGGACCCTTCAAGAGGGCATTATACAGCTGATGCAAAATATTCTGATGGTCGTTGGCTACAATTTGATGATGCAACTGTGTCTGTTGTAGGATTGAACAAAGTACTCCATGATCAAGCATATGTATTATTTTATAAACAAATATGA